Within the Cydia strobilella chromosome 25, ilCydStro3.1, whole genome shotgun sequence genome, the region AGTAAGTCTTGGCGAGGCCGAAGTCTGCAAGTTTGAAGCGGCCTTTAGATGTCACCAGGAGGGGCAGGAGGTTACGAGGCTTCAGGTCTCGGTGGACGATGCGGTGGGAGTGTTAGAAGTCAACTTACCACACTGGTGAGCTTCATATTAGTATAGCAAGTCTTGGCGAGGCCGAAGTCTGCAAGTTTGAAGCGGCCTTTAGATGTCACCAGGAGGGGCAGGAGGTTACGAGGCTTCAGGTCTCGGTGGACGATGCGGTGGGAGTGTTAGAAGTCAACTTACCACACTGGTGAGCTTCATATTAGTATAGTAAGTCTTGGCGAGGCCGAAGTCTGCAAGTTTGAAGCGGCCTTTAGATGTCACCAGGAGGGGCAGGAGGTTATGAGGCTTCAGGTCTCGGTGGACGATGCGGTGGGAGTGTTAGAAGTCAACTTACCACACTGGTGAGCTTCATATCAGTATCGTAAGTCTTTGCGAGGCCGAAATCTGCAAGTTTGACACGACCTTCAGATGTTACCAGAAGGTTGTGTGGCTTCAGGTCTCGGTGGACTATGCGGTGCGAATGGAGGAAGTCCACGCCGGAGAGGATGTCGTAGGACATGCTCtgaaaatttacaaatattgcTTATTTTTGGTATGCTGAAGACCATTCACAAACACAACATTACGTATTACGTAGCGTTTATATAGACCTTGCGGTACAGTATTATAATAAACTCACCCGGATCCTATTTTCTGACAATGGTCCCGGAGCCCGCTTAAGATACGAGTCCAGGTCTTGTTCCACATGCTCGAAGACCAGGAACAGAACCAGCTGCTCCCGTTCCATGGAGTGACCTCCATGACACACATCCAGCAACCTgaacaaaatattataatttattgttttaattctGCAGTCTGCAGGAGTATGAGTTCATTCTTAAAAGCCCCTAGCTGTTGCAGCAGTGCTATCTCCCGCAGCGTGGACAGCGGTATCCCATCCTCAGTAAGTGCCACCTTCACTTCCTTCATGGAGACCATCTTACCTAACTATGTTGGGGTGTATGCCTCGAGCTGCTGCAGCACTGCAATCTCCCGCAGAGTGGACAGCGGGATCCCGTCCTCTGTTAGTACCACCTTCACTTTCTTCGTGGAGACCATCTTACCTCACTATGTTGGGGTGTTTATATGCCTCGAGCTGCTGCAGCACTGCAATCTCCCGCAGAGTGGACAGCGGGATCCCATCCTCTGTTAGTACCACCTTAACTTTCTTTGTGGAGACCATCTTACCTGACAATGTTGGGGTGTTTATAAGCCCCTAGCTGTTGCAGCAGTGCTATCTCCCGCAGCGTGGACAGCGGGATCCCATCCTCAGTCAATGCCACCTTCACTTTCTTCATGGCAACTATCTGCCCGCCTTTGAGCAAGTCTCTCGCTTTGTAAACGGTTCCATAGGCACCTGTAACGAGGATGTCATTATAATGTATTCTAAAAGTGGTTAttgcatttaattattttatggagTGAGCTGAAATAGACCCTTTTGAATAGAGAATAgagcggcacaagcattttttaCTGAATATGCTTTTGctgcacactggtggaatcccatacaatattttcaatattactGAAAATGCTAGGAGTACTAGGACggtgataattaaattaatggcTTGGAATAAAAACTGTACAATGTTCATCATTTAATaagttgtgccattctcaatcaaaagggtagtTATTGTTGGTTGTCATTGTCAATAAGGCTCTATTTCCATATGGATTCAATTTgatatcaaccttattgacaactgacaatgtggtaccttttgattgaaaacgtcacagttTATGACAAAACGTGACATTCTCAACAAAAAGGTACATTGTTTATTGTAAATCAAGGCTTTTTTATAGCATCATTAAGGCAGTACGTACCAGGTAGGTACCAGGGTATCAGTGCCTCTTACTTTGCAAACCCATCTATGTATGTAcatgattatgcaaataaaaaaatacaaaaaaatacagtatCGCCTTATTATCAATCGAAGGCAAgttaccttttacttgaaaacgtcacaaatttctTTACACGGAAGTCAAACTACTACAAAAAAAACTTGACATGACTTCCGTGTTTCATACAACAATAACATACAGACCTAACACATCACTTGTGTTGTGTGGCACCTAAATAAAGCTCTGTACCTTTAAAGCTTATATTTtagaatatttacaaataaagatttaaactttttgcatttttagAGGCGCTTACAAATTCATGcgtgaaatgtatttaaaaacccGGCACATGGGAGCCGATACTATTTAGGTTACATTATGAAGTCAcaacattattaaaaaagatACAATACCCGTGCCAATAACGTTCAGCTCTTCATATTTCTTCGCAGACTCGAATAATCCACTAACTTCACTTATTGAGACGAGAGGAGCCGATTGGGAACTACCACTAGCTGAAGATGACTCCGACATCTTTGGTGTTTCGAACAAATTTGAACACACAAAACACTTAACTATATCATAGATCACAAATACACACTCTTCATGACTGTTTCAAGGATTTACATAGGCATTTACACAAACAAAGCTCTTTATTTTGTCTTTAAACTTGtttaaaagtttgttttatttcagtgAACTTTACAAGTGCAAGCTTTGAGGAATGAGGGGAACGGGGAGGCGTAACTGTAATCAAAGAACACCTGTCGTATAATCCAACTATATTCAGAAGGCAAAATACAACTTATTTGTAAATACAAGTGACGACTTTTTACTCTGGTCGTGTTTTTGCGTCTGTTAACAACTGTTGTGGTACGTTTATTGCCATCTAGCGTGAAACGAAGGAACTAAAAGATACACAGCGAATCGTCAACAGTTACGATTAGACGTAATAGAGGGCAGCACATGTCTAATTATGTCGAAAGCTTTTTGGCTATACactgaaattaaattgttagggttccgtacccaaagggtgaaaacgggaccctattactaagactccgctgtctgtctgtctatctgtctgtctgtccgtctgttaccaccaggctgtatatctcatgaatcgtAATAGCACTGATAGCTATctttgctagacagttgaaattttcacagatgatgtataggtatatttctgttgccgctataacaacaaatactaaaaacaataaaataaatatttaagtggtgctcccaaacaacaaacgtgattttttgccgttttttcaaCAACACAACAGAAGAAACAGAAGTTTTGCCACTTCACCttttgattttttaattattgaaaaaattagttcttatttatttcttaatattacaaaattgcatttataaatatgtacataagaAATTgtgattattaatataataatatgaataaattaaataagattGATTAACCAGAGtaattacgaaaataaataaattttatgataCTAGGCttgtatatttcattaaaaacattacaaatgtTTTACCAATGAACAACCGGGTAAGAAAGTAGTccgtaggctacggtaactgcttaccatcaggcgggccgtacgcttgattgccaccgacgtggtattaaaaaaaagtacaattatatgtctcaaaaattacaaaaaggaCAGCGCCGGGCTCgtccgggatttgaacccgggacctctcGCACCCGAAGCGAGAATCATACCCCTAGACCAACGAGCCATGTTTGAGACGAGCGAAATACGTTATCAGACTGCACGACCGATGACGTACATAGTTTTAAAAGGAATTGGTGTAAATCTAAACAACTTCGATaagtttattacttttattagtaAATATAACGTCCTAAAGCATATCTACAAGCATTAATCATAAGATTAGTGTTCACtgcttgtaaagttttaagtTTTTCCAGCGATTAAAATTAAGTGAAGAAAATTGGGTTACCTATTATACTCAATGCTCATTATCTcattaatatttcttgtttgACGTAAGTTTCTGACTACAAGTCAAGCATTTCGTGTAAAACGTAACACATTACCCTTTCAAAGATGCTGCAGCATCACAACTTTAGTTTTTCCAGCAACAGCAATAAACTTTGCATTTTCTAATAGATgcctgtattttttaataagtaattttgataGCGCTACAA harbors:
- the LOC134752708 gene encoding cyclin-dependent kinase 6, which translates into the protein MSESSSASGSSQSAPLVSISEVSGLFESAKKYEELNVIGTGAYGTVYKARDLLKGGQIVAMKKVKVALTEDGIPLSTLREIALLQQLGAYKHPNIVRLLDVCHGGHSMEREQLVLFLVFEHVEQDLDSYLKRAPGPLSENRIRSMSYDILSGVDFLHSHRIVHRDLKPHNLLVTSEGRVKLADFGLAKTYDTDMKLTSVVVTLWYRPPEVLLGVSYNTGVDVWSAGCVLAQLHSRAPLLPGASDSDQLHCIFRLIGRPPREEWPENVSIVADSFPEYPPQDLADVLPRIHPHALDLIRRMLVFDPAKRLTALDCLEHPYFTDEPLT